The sequence ATGGGATCTACACGTTGAATAAAGTTTGCGATATTAATTTTACGAACTGCCTTAACTATAGGAAAGGTTGAGTTTGTTGCTGTATAGACACCTAGTGATGTAATATTAACTAACGTAATAGTATTATTCGATTCAGAGTGCACTTTTTCAGCATCTTTATTCGATTTACTATTCCCTTCTTTTGTATTTTCCTGCTCTTCTTCTAACGAAAAGGATATGACTGAACTCTTTGTACATCCGGTTATATGACAAGACCCTTTACTTTCATCTTGACTTAACCACCCAACTAACTTGTCATTTTTAAAGACCGCTATCTCAGCTAAATGTAAAATTGCAGGATCGCTAATTTTTTCAACATATCTAAATCATTTCCTTTATTAGATTTCCA is a genomic window of Haloplasma contractile SSD-17B containing:
- a CDS encoding GerAB/ArcD/ProY family transporter; this translates as MSDPAILHLAEIAVFKNDKLVGWLSQDESKGSCHITGCTKSSVISFSLEEEQENTKEGNSKSNKDAEKVHSESNNTITLVNITSLGVYTATNSTFPIVKAVRKINIANFIQRVDPIIVLLLILGSFFKVTVYAYTASSAIKDCFNLKHHRRAVLPVSVLLALGGVLVAESLIQHIERGLYFVPKYIHPPMELIIPLVVIIVIYLKRLIIRKH